Sequence from the Macaca fascicularis isolate 582-1 chromosome 16, T2T-MFA8v1.1 genome:
CTCCGATCCTGGCCCACTGACTGTCCCCTTGGCCCATTTCCTTACACATCCCACCAGATCCCCAGGTTGAGGAGGTGGGTCAGTGGCCCACCCACTGTTCTCACCCTGCAGCTCTGTCCTGTCCCCGTATGAGAGGCAGCTTAACCTGGATGCCAGCGTGCAGCACTTGGAGGATGGAGATGGCAAGAGAAAGAGGAGCAGCTCCAGCCCTCGGTAACGCCCACATCAGGGTTGCCCCCCAGGGAGTGCTAATGTCTGGGACCTTGGAAAATGCACAGGCTTTCTAAGAACTAGGCTTGGGCAGCTCCCACGCAGGCTCAGGGAGACACTAGGGGACCTGCTTTCAGCTCCCATGGGACGTGTGCACCTTAGCAACCAGGGGCAGATGTGCTGCTTTTCCCCCACATCCCCCAGGTCCATTAATAAGAAGGCCAAGGCCCTGGACAACTCCCTGCAACCCAAGAGTCTGGCAGCCTCCAGCCCACCTCCCTGCAGCCAGCCCAGCCAATGCCCAGAGGAGAAACCCCAGGAGTCAAGCCCCATAAAGGGCCCAGGGGGCCCCTTTAAGCTTCTGGGGTCCCTGGGGCCCAGCCCTGGCCCGgccagggagggggtggggtgcaGCTGGGAGAGTGGCAGAGCCGAGAACGGAGTCACGGGGGCCGGTAAGCGGCGCTGGAACTTCGAGCAGATCTCCTTCCCCAACATGGCTTCAGACAGCCGCCACACCCTCCTGCGCGCCCCAGCCCCAGAACTGCTCCCGGCCAACGTGGCTGGACGGGAGACAGATGCTGAGTCCTGGTGCCAGAAGCTGAACCAGCGCAAGGAGAAGCTCTCGAGGCGGGAACGGGAGCACCACGTGGAGGCCGCGCGGTTCCGGGAAGATGTCAACGCTGATCCCGAGGTGCAGAGCTGTTCCAGCTGGCGGGAGTACAAGGAGCTGCTGCAGCGGCGGCACCTGCAGAGGAGCCAGAGCCGGGCCCCTCACCTGTGGGGCCAGTCCGTCACCCCTCTGCTGAGTCCCGGCCAGGCCAGCTCCCCAGGTACCCCCTCAGCCTGCCACATCCTCGAGGGCCACTGGCAGCTGAGGAATCACAGGACTTTGGAAAGGGCATGGATGAACCGGGATGGATTGAGGCTTAAGAAAGATGTGGGAGGAGGGAGCGGACCCACAAGGACGGTCAGTTCTCCCGCGGCTGCAGCAGGGCCTGTGTGGGAATGATTAGAGATGGTGAGTCAGGAGAGGTAAGGAGGGGTAAAAACTATAGCCATATCCTTAAAATCATAAACAACATGCATGTGGATGACTTTGCCACCAACTAGCTGTGATCGCAACCTGTTAGATGGAAAAAGGAGGTGCCTTCTTGGCCAAGTGAAAGAAAGGCTTGCTGTCTGCTCTAAGCACAGGGaaccaatggggaaagaataagCTCAGTGTGTTACCGGATCCCAAATTACTTAAAGCCTTCATGGGAATGCGGTAGATTGTAGGTAACTAGATAGGGTTGCCAGATCAGTTCAATTTGACTTTCAGTATAAATCTAATTTTTCACTATCAGTATGTTCCAAAAATTGCATGGGATAtgcttatactaaaaaaaaaaaacacacacacaaaaatgttgcTAGGCTGGacacggctcatgcctgtaatcccagcactttgggaagccaaggtgggcagatcacctgaggtcaggagttcgaaaccaacctggccaacatggtggaaccccgtctctactaaaaatacaaaaattagccaggtgtggtggtgcaaacgtgtaatcccagctactcaggaggctgaggcaggagaactgcttgaacctgggaggcggaggtcacagtgagccaagatcatgccactatactccagcctgggtgacagagagagactcttgtttaaaaaaaaaaggaaaacaaaagttgCTAAATCTGGCCATCCTAGATGGCAGACTGAGAAATGTGACTCCCCTCCCAGGACCTTGTTTTCTCTGTCCTTGTAGCTGTGGTCCTTCAGCATATTTCTGTGCTGCAGACAACACACCTTGCTGATGGAGGTGCCCAGTAAGTTTCCAAGCAGTGCCATCTCTGCAGGACCTTGGCCGCCAGGAATTGGTGGTTAGGATTTGGCTCCTGAAAACTGTTCCAGGGATCCCTACCCCTACACCTAGCTCTGAGCAACACCTACTGTTCATGTGGGTCTGGGGAAGAGGGAGAACAACCAGTGGGTTAGCCCAAGGGTTCAGAGTCCCCAACCCTCAAGTGGCACCTCTGTGAGGCTGCTTCCTGGCACTGATGGAGGGAAAGGGTGGGATGGAAAAGAAAGGTTGGGGAGAAAAGTTCATGTCATAACGTTTCTCATTGTATTGTCAGGCTGCTGGAGAAGTCTGGGGGCTTGGAAATCAGCTTTGATGTTTACCAGGCTGACGCT
This genomic interval carries:
- the TSEN54 gene encoding tRNA-splicing endonuclease subunit Sen54 isoform X8 yields the protein MESEPEPAAVEVPAGRVLSARELFAARSRSQKLPQRSHGPKDFLPDGSAAQAERLRRCREELWQLLAEQRVERLGSLVAAEWRPEEGFVELKSPAGSIHLFHQDLPLSIQEAYQLLLTDDTVTFLQYQVFSHLKRLGYVVRRFQPSSVLSPYERQLNLDASVQHLEDGDGKRKRSSSSPRSINKKAKALDNSLQPKSLAASSPPPCSQPSQCPEEKPQESSPIKGPGGPFKLLGSLGPSPGPAREGVGCSWESGRAENGVTGAGKRRWNFEQISFPNMASDSRHTLLRAPAPELLPANVAGRETDAESWCQKLNQRKEKLSRREREHHVEAARFREDVNADPEVQSCSSWREYKELLQRRHLQRSQSRAPHLWGQSVTPLLSPGQASSPAVVLQHISVLQTTHLADGGAQLLEKSGGLEISFDVYQADAVATFRKNNPGKPYARMCISGFDEPVPDLCSLKRLSYQSGDVPLVFALVDHGDISFYSFRDFTLPQDVEH
- the TSEN54 gene encoding tRNA-splicing endonuclease subunit Sen54 isoform X6, translated to MESEPEPAAVEVPAGRVLSARELFAARSRSQKLPQRSHGPKDFLPDGSAAQAERLRRCREELWQLLAEQRVERLGSLVAAEWRPEEGFVELKSPAGKFWQTMGFSEQGQQRLHPEEALYLLECGSIHLFHQDLPLSIQEAYQLLLTDDTVTFLQYQVFSHLKRLGYVVRRFQPSSVLSPYERQLNLDASVQHLEDGDGKRKRSSSSPRSINKKAKALDNSLQPKSLAASSPPPCSQPSQCPEEKPQESSPIKGPGGPFKLLGSLGPSPGPAREGVGCSWESGRAENGVTGAGKRRWNFEQISFPNMASDSRHTLLRAPAPELLPANVAGRETDAESWCQKLNQRKEKLSRREREHHVEAARFREDVNADPEVQSCSSWREYKELLQRRHLQRSQSRAPHLWGQSVTPLLSPGQASSPAVVLQHISVLQTTHLADGGAQLLEKSGGLEISFDVYQADAVATFRKNNPGKPYARMCISGFDEPVPDLCSLKRLSYQSGDVPLVFALVDHGDISFYSFRDFTLPQDVEH
- the TSEN54 gene encoding tRNA-splicing endonuclease subunit Sen54 isoform X7, whose translation is MESEPEPAAVEVPAGRVLSARELFAARSRSQKLPQRSHGPKDFLPDGSAAQAERLRRCREELWQLLAEQRVERLGSLVAAEWRPEEGFVELKSPAGKFWQTMGFSEQGQQRLHPEEALYLLECGSIHLFHQDLPLSIQEAYQLLLTDDTVTFLQYQVFSHLKRLGYVVRRFQPSSVLSPYERQLNLDASVQHLEDGDGKRKRSSSSPRSINKKAKALDNSLQPKSLAASSPPPCSQPSQCPEEKPQESSPIKGPGGPFKLLGSLGPSPGPAREGVGCSWESGRAENGVTGAGKRRWNFEQISFPNMASDSRHTLLRAPAPELLPANVAGRETDAESWCQKLNQRKEKLSRREREHHVEAARFREDVNADPEVQSCSSWREYKELLQRRHLQRSQSRAPHLWGQSVTPLLSPGQASSPGCWRSLGAWKSALMFTRLTLWPHSERITLANPMPGCVLVDLMSLSQTSAASSGCLTRVGMSLWSLLWWIMVTSPSTASGTSRCPRM
- the TSEN54 gene encoding tRNA-splicing endonuclease subunit Sen54 isoform X3, whose amino-acid sequence is MAPPSGRHQSGPRGRRGDPSLEEALVPGGGGASAPSWAGQRLSPPGPRNPASEPRRRDRTEETEGTANLPGPLLTVPGARELFAARSRSQKLPQRSHGPKDFLPDGSAAQAERLRRCREELWQLLAEQRVERLGSLVAAEWRPEEGFVELKSPAGSIHLFHQDLPLSIQEAYQLLLTDDTVTFLQYQVFSHLKRLGYVVRRFQPSSVLSPYERQLNLDASVQHLEDGDGKRKRSSSSPRSINKKAKALDNSLQPKSLAASSPPPCSQPSQCPEEKPQESSPIKGPGGPFKLLGSLGPSPGPAREGVGCSWESGRAENGVTGAGKRRWNFEQISFPNMASDSRHTLLRAPAPELLPANVAGRETDAESWCQKLNQRKEKLSRREREHHVEAARFREDVNADPEVQSCSSWREYKELLQRRHLQRSQSRAPHLWGQSVTPLLSPGQASSPAVVLQHISVLQTTHLADGGAQLLEKSGGLEISFDVYQADAVATFRKNNPGKPYARMCISGFDEPVPDLCSLKRLSYQSGDVPLVFALVDHGDISFYSFRDFTLPQDVEH